From the genome of Candidatus Eisenbacteria bacterium:
ACAGATCGGCATGGTCCAGGTCCCCGACGAGCGGGTCGACCGGCTGTCGGCGCTCTACAAGCCCAAGAAGACCACCTATACGCAGATCCAGTTCGTGGACACGGTCGCAGCCGGGGGCCAGAGCGCGCGCTCGGCCGCCAAGGGCACCGACCTGTTCGCCGGGGTCCGCAACTGCGACGCGCTGGTGGCGGTGGTTCGCGACTTCGAGGATCCCGCGGTACCCGCGGAAGCGGGCGTCGACGCCGCGCGGGATCTGCGCACGCTCGACACCGAACTGGCGTTCAACGACCTGGCGATCTGCGAGACCCGGATCGAGCGGATCGAGAAGGAGCTGCGGATCGGAAAGAAGCAGGCCGAGGCCGAGCACGCCGCGCTGCTGCGGTGCCGCGCGCTGCTCGAGCAGGAACGCCCGCTGCGTGAAGCCGAGATCACCGAAGACGACCTCAAGCTGCTGCGCGGCTTTCAATTCATGACGCTCAAACCCCTGCTCGTGGTGTACAACCAGGACGATGCGTCGGATCGCAAGCCGCCCGCTCCGGGACCCGGAGCAGGCGCGGTCGCGCTCCGTGCGCATCTGGAGCGCGAAATCGTGTCGCTGCCGGCTGCCGACCGGCCGTCGTTCCGAGCCGAGCTGGGGGCGACCGAGGACGGGCTCTCGCTCGTCATTCGGGCGTGTTACGAGTTGCTGGGGCTGCTCTCATTCTTCACCGTCGGCCCCGACGAAGTGCGAGCCTGGACGGTGCAGAAGGGCGATACCGCGGTCGACGCCGCGGGCGAGATCCACTCGGATCTCGCGAAGGGTTTCATTCGAGCCGAGACCATTCCGTGGGACAAGTTGCTGGAAGCCGGTGGTCACTCGCAGGCGCGTGACAAGGGCTGGCTGCGGCTCGAGGGCCGCGAATACCGCGTGCAGGATGGCGACTGCTTCGAGATTCGCTTCAACAAGTGAGGTTCGACGTGCAGGTGCGATCGCTTCGCTGGGTTCCGTTGTACGCGGCTGCTCTGTGCGTGGCGGCGCTGTGCGCGGCCATCGCCGGGCCCGCCTCGGCCGCCGGGCTCGCCTGGGTCGAGCCGTTGCGCGGACATCTGTCGGTCGGCTACTCGCAGCTGCTGATCGAGAACGCGCCCGGTGGCAACATCTCGTTCGCGGGTGGCATCGACCTGCCGGTGACAACGACTTTGCGCGCCGGCATGGAAGTGGGCGTGAATCTGCTCGGTGGCAAGACCGTGAGCGACGGCAGCCTGCTCGCCGATCTCGACTACAGCGCGCTCGAGATTCTGGCACTCGCGCACTGGCAGCCGGCCTGGCGTGGTCCGATCGGTCGCGTATCGTTCGGGCCCGGGCTGGTCGCGGCGCGTGCGGACCTGTCGTCGATCGGCGCCGCGCAGTTCGAGTCGCTCGGAGTGCGCGAAGTGGCACCCGCGGTCGCCGCCGGCGTCACTCTGATGAAGCGAAGCCCCGCGCCGGTGCGCGTCGGGCTCGAGGCGAACACCCGCTTCGCGTTCGTCTCGAACGAGACCTGGACCCTCATTCAGGCGCGCCTCGTCTTTCACTACTGATCGCCTCCGCATGTCCGCGAGCGGGCGTGCGCCCGCCCGCCCGACCGTGCGTTGACACTGTTCGCGCGCGCTGACTATCTTCGCCGCCTTGCTCCTTCGGGGCGGGGTGCCAGTTCCCCACCGGCGATAAAGCCCGCGAGCGGAGCCTTTCGACGCCACGCGGCCCGCTGCCTCTCGGCGCGATCGTGCACGCCCCGGGGACTCGTTCCTGCGGGGCGTCATTCGTTGGAGGACGGCACTCATGGCAAAGCGCGGCGAGGACGACGAGCGGTTCATGCGCCGCGCGATCGCGCTCGCCGAGAGGGGGCGCGGCCACACCAGTCCGAATCCCGTGGTCGGTGCGGTCGTGACGCGCGCAGGCCGTGTCGTGGGAGAGGGCTGGCACCGCGCGCTGGGTGAGGCTCATGCCGAAGTGGTGGCGCTCGGCCGCGCCGGCGCGAAAGCGCGGGGTGCCACGCTCTACGTCACGCTCGAGCCGTGTGCTCACCGCGGACGCACCGCGCCGTGCGCCGACGCCATCCTGGCGGCCGGCATCCGGCGCTGCGTGGTCGCGCTGCGCGATCCTCACGCGATCGTGAATGGCCGCGGCCTGCGTCGCCTGCGCGCCGCG
Proteins encoded in this window:
- the ychF gene encoding redox-regulated ATPase YchF is translated as MKRVGILGLSQSGKSTLFQILLTASGAAASSQGREQIGMVQVPDERVDRLSALYKPKKTTYTQIQFVDTVAAGGQSARSAAKGTDLFAGVRNCDALVAVVRDFEDPAVPAEAGVDAARDLRTLDTELAFNDLAICETRIERIEKELRIGKKQAEAEHAALLRCRALLEQERPLREAEITEDDLKLLRGFQFMTLKPLLVVYNQDDASDRKPPAPGPGAGAVALRAHLEREIVSLPAADRPSFRAELGATEDGLSLVIRACYELLGLLSFFTVGPDEVRAWTVQKGDTAVDAAGEIHSDLAKGFIRAETIPWDKLLEAGGHSQARDKGWLRLEGREYRVQDGDCFEIRFNK